In a genomic window of Quercus lobata isolate SW786 chromosome 4, ValleyOak3.0 Primary Assembly, whole genome shotgun sequence:
- the LOC115987278 gene encoding protein trichome birefringence-like 24 isoform X1, whose protein sequence is MGKGMRWDSKPLSLHYKHNHIFVKFGVSILLLGLAFRLFSSDSIRISSVLEETHTPPLAEAEPKTESPVVSQPIQPPLTSLFPENETQTSEIVAEKCDIFMGDWIADESGPAYTNESCHVIEGHQNCMSNGRPDSGYLYWRWNPWNCKLPRFNSERFLDLMRNKSWAFIGDSISRNHVQSFLCILSQFRFERSLQVRKREERNTGDQSLHLLYFRVVEQAVEVYHDEEYRSKRWHFPSHNFTLSVIWTPFLIKAAIFEDLNGVSSSEIQLYLDKLDEKWTEQYKDFDYAVIAGGKWFLKTAIYHENNNITGCHYCPGKNLTELGFDHAYRKALQLVLNFITSNDHKAFVFFRTTTPDHFENGEWFSGGNCNRTMPFKEGEVDMRDTDTIMRDIELEEAEKAVEVGSGNGVILKLLDTTRLSVLRPDGHPGPYRQFQPFAKDKNAEVQNDCLHWCLPGPIDSWNDLLMELVVNGEKYR, encoded by the exons ATGGGGAAGGGAATGAGGTGGGATTCGAAACCTTTATCATTGCACTACAAACACAATCATATCTTCGTGAAGTTTGGTGTCTCAATTCTCTTATTGGGTCTCGCTTTTCGCCTTTTCTCCTCTGATTCAATCAGAATTTCTTCAGTCCTAGAAGAGACTCACACACCACCTCTTGCAGAAGCAGAGCCAAAAACAGAGTCCCCTGTTGTTTCTCAACCAATTCAACCGCCTCTTACTTCTCTTTTTCCTGAAAATGAAACTCAAACATCTGAGATTG TTGCAGAAAAATGTGACATTTTCATGGGAGATTGGATTGCTGATGAATCAGGTCCAGCATACACTAATGAGAGCTGCCATGTGATTGAGGGTCATCAAAATTGTATGAGTAATGGACGTCCTGATTCAGGTTACCTGTACTGGAGGTGGAATCCATGGAACTGTAAATTACCAAGGTTCAATTCTGAGAGATTTCTTGATCTTATGAGGAATAAGTCATGGGCCTTTATTGGTGATTCCATCTCTCGTAACCATGTCCAGTCATTTCTTTGCATCCTCTCTCAG TTTCGCTTTGAACGAAGTCTTCAGGTtagaaaaagggaagaaagaaacaCGGGAGACCAAAGCTTACATTTGCTCTATTTTCGTGTG GTGGAACAAGCAGTTGAGGTCTACCACGATGAGGAATACCGGTCCAAAAGATGGCACTTTCCTTCTCACAACTTCACTCTTTCTGTAATTTGGACCCCTTTCCTCATTAAAGCAGCTATCTTTGAGGACTTGAATGGAGTTTCTTCATCAGAAATCCAGTTATATCTTGACAAACTTGATGAAAAATGGACCGAACAATATAAAGATTTTGATTATGCAGTAATTGCTGGTGGAAAATGGTTTCTCAAAACAGCAATTTATCATGAGAACAATAACATCACAGGCTGTCATTACTGCCCTGGAAAGAACTTGACAGAACTAGGATTTGACCATGCATATCGCAAGGCCCTTCAGCTGGTTCTCAACTTCATTACAAGCAACGACCATAAGGCATTTGTTTTCTTCAGAACTACGACCCCAGACCATTTTGAGAATGGTGAATGGTTCAGCGGAGGAAACTGCAATAGAACCATGCCGTTCAAAGAGGGTGAGGTTGATATGCGTGATACAGACACTATAATGCGTGACATTGAATTGGAAGAGGCTGAAAAAGCTGTCGAAGTTGGGTCTGGAAATGGGGTGATCTTGAAGCTATTAGATACAACCCGCCTTTCAGTATTAAGGCCTGATGGGCACCCAGGACCCTACAGGCAATTCCAACCTTTTGCAAAGGACAAGAATGCTGAAGTTCAGAATGACTGTCTTCATTGGTGCTTGCCTGGGCCAATAGATTCTTGGAATGACTTGTTGATGGAATTGGTGGTGAATGGTGAAAAATATAGATGA
- the LOC115987278 gene encoding protein trichome birefringence-like 25 isoform X3: protein MGKGMRWDSKPLSLHYKHNHIFVKFGVSILLLGLAFRLFSSDSIRISSVLEETHTPPLAEAEPKTESPVVSQPIQPPLTSLFPENETQTSEIVAEKCDIFMGDWIADESGPAYTNESCHVIEGHQNCMSNGRPDSGYLYWRWNPWNCKLPRFNSERFLDLMRNKSWAFIGDSISRNHVQSFLCILSQVEQAVEVYHDEEYRSKRWHFPSHNFTLSVIWTPFLIKAAIFEDLNGVSSSEIQLYLDKLDEKWTEQYKDFDYAVIAGGKWFLKTAIYHENNNITGCHYCPGKNLTELGFDHAYRKALQLVLNFITSNDHKAFVFFRTTTPDHFENGEWFSGGNCNRTMPFKEGEVDMRDTDTIMRDIELEEAEKAVEVGSGNGVILKLLDTTRLSVLRPDGHPGPYRQFQPFAKDKNAEVQNDCLHWCLPGPIDSWNDLLMELVVNGEKYR from the exons ATGGGGAAGGGAATGAGGTGGGATTCGAAACCTTTATCATTGCACTACAAACACAATCATATCTTCGTGAAGTTTGGTGTCTCAATTCTCTTATTGGGTCTCGCTTTTCGCCTTTTCTCCTCTGATTCAATCAGAATTTCTTCAGTCCTAGAAGAGACTCACACACCACCTCTTGCAGAAGCAGAGCCAAAAACAGAGTCCCCTGTTGTTTCTCAACCAATTCAACCGCCTCTTACTTCTCTTTTTCCTGAAAATGAAACTCAAACATCTGAGATTG TTGCAGAAAAATGTGACATTTTCATGGGAGATTGGATTGCTGATGAATCAGGTCCAGCATACACTAATGAGAGCTGCCATGTGATTGAGGGTCATCAAAATTGTATGAGTAATGGACGTCCTGATTCAGGTTACCTGTACTGGAGGTGGAATCCATGGAACTGTAAATTACCAAGGTTCAATTCTGAGAGATTTCTTGATCTTATGAGGAATAAGTCATGGGCCTTTATTGGTGATTCCATCTCTCGTAACCATGTCCAGTCATTTCTTTGCATCCTCTCTCAG GTGGAACAAGCAGTTGAGGTCTACCACGATGAGGAATACCGGTCCAAAAGATGGCACTTTCCTTCTCACAACTTCACTCTTTCTGTAATTTGGACCCCTTTCCTCATTAAAGCAGCTATCTTTGAGGACTTGAATGGAGTTTCTTCATCAGAAATCCAGTTATATCTTGACAAACTTGATGAAAAATGGACCGAACAATATAAAGATTTTGATTATGCAGTAATTGCTGGTGGAAAATGGTTTCTCAAAACAGCAATTTATCATGAGAACAATAACATCACAGGCTGTCATTACTGCCCTGGAAAGAACTTGACAGAACTAGGATTTGACCATGCATATCGCAAGGCCCTTCAGCTGGTTCTCAACTTCATTACAAGCAACGACCATAAGGCATTTGTTTTCTTCAGAACTACGACCCCAGACCATTTTGAGAATGGTGAATGGTTCAGCGGAGGAAACTGCAATAGAACCATGCCGTTCAAAGAGGGTGAGGTTGATATGCGTGATACAGACACTATAATGCGTGACATTGAATTGGAAGAGGCTGAAAAAGCTGTCGAAGTTGGGTCTGGAAATGGGGTGATCTTGAAGCTATTAGATACAACCCGCCTTTCAGTATTAAGGCCTGATGGGCACCCAGGACCCTACAGGCAATTCCAACCTTTTGCAAAGGACAAGAATGCTGAAGTTCAGAATGACTGTCTTCATTGGTGCTTGCCTGGGCCAATAGATTCTTGGAATGACTTGTTGATGGAATTGGTGGTGAATGGTGAAAAATATAGATGA
- the LOC115987278 gene encoding protein trichome birefringence-like 24 isoform X2, with the protein MGKGMRWDSKPLSLHYKHNHIFVKFGVSILLLGLAFRLFSSDSIRISSVLEETHTPPLAEAEPKTESPVVSQPIQPPLTSLFPENETQTSEIGPAYTNESCHVIEGHQNCMSNGRPDSGYLYWRWNPWNCKLPRFNSERFLDLMRNKSWAFIGDSISRNHVQSFLCILSQFRFERSLQVRKREERNTGDQSLHLLYFRVVEQAVEVYHDEEYRSKRWHFPSHNFTLSVIWTPFLIKAAIFEDLNGVSSSEIQLYLDKLDEKWTEQYKDFDYAVIAGGKWFLKTAIYHENNNITGCHYCPGKNLTELGFDHAYRKALQLVLNFITSNDHKAFVFFRTTTPDHFENGEWFSGGNCNRTMPFKEGEVDMRDTDTIMRDIELEEAEKAVEVGSGNGVILKLLDTTRLSVLRPDGHPGPYRQFQPFAKDKNAEVQNDCLHWCLPGPIDSWNDLLMELVVNGEKYR; encoded by the exons ATGGGGAAGGGAATGAGGTGGGATTCGAAACCTTTATCATTGCACTACAAACACAATCATATCTTCGTGAAGTTTGGTGTCTCAATTCTCTTATTGGGTCTCGCTTTTCGCCTTTTCTCCTCTGATTCAATCAGAATTTCTTCAGTCCTAGAAGAGACTCACACACCACCTCTTGCAGAAGCAGAGCCAAAAACAGAGTCCCCTGTTGTTTCTCAACCAATTCAACCGCCTCTTACTTCTCTTTTTCCTGAAAATGAAACTCAAACATCTGAGATTG GTCCAGCATACACTAATGAGAGCTGCCATGTGATTGAGGGTCATCAAAATTGTATGAGTAATGGACGTCCTGATTCAGGTTACCTGTACTGGAGGTGGAATCCATGGAACTGTAAATTACCAAGGTTCAATTCTGAGAGATTTCTTGATCTTATGAGGAATAAGTCATGGGCCTTTATTGGTGATTCCATCTCTCGTAACCATGTCCAGTCATTTCTTTGCATCCTCTCTCAG TTTCGCTTTGAACGAAGTCTTCAGGTtagaaaaagggaagaaagaaacaCGGGAGACCAAAGCTTACATTTGCTCTATTTTCGTGTG GTGGAACAAGCAGTTGAGGTCTACCACGATGAGGAATACCGGTCCAAAAGATGGCACTTTCCTTCTCACAACTTCACTCTTTCTGTAATTTGGACCCCTTTCCTCATTAAAGCAGCTATCTTTGAGGACTTGAATGGAGTTTCTTCATCAGAAATCCAGTTATATCTTGACAAACTTGATGAAAAATGGACCGAACAATATAAAGATTTTGATTATGCAGTAATTGCTGGTGGAAAATGGTTTCTCAAAACAGCAATTTATCATGAGAACAATAACATCACAGGCTGTCATTACTGCCCTGGAAAGAACTTGACAGAACTAGGATTTGACCATGCATATCGCAAGGCCCTTCAGCTGGTTCTCAACTTCATTACAAGCAACGACCATAAGGCATTTGTTTTCTTCAGAACTACGACCCCAGACCATTTTGAGAATGGTGAATGGTTCAGCGGAGGAAACTGCAATAGAACCATGCCGTTCAAAGAGGGTGAGGTTGATATGCGTGATACAGACACTATAATGCGTGACATTGAATTGGAAGAGGCTGAAAAAGCTGTCGAAGTTGGGTCTGGAAATGGGGTGATCTTGAAGCTATTAGATACAACCCGCCTTTCAGTATTAAGGCCTGATGGGCACCCAGGACCCTACAGGCAATTCCAACCTTTTGCAAAGGACAAGAATGCTGAAGTTCAGAATGACTGTCTTCATTGGTGCTTGCCTGGGCCAATAGATTCTTGGAATGACTTGTTGATGGAATTGGTGGTGAATGGTGAAAAATATAGATGA
- the LOC115987278 gene encoding protein trichome birefringence-like 25 isoform X4, which translates to MGDWIADESGPAYTNESCHVIEGHQNCMSNGRPDSGYLYWRWNPWNCKLPRFNSERFLDLMRNKSWAFIGDSISRNHVQSFLCILSQFRFERSLQVRKREERNTGDQSLHLLYFRVVEQAVEVYHDEEYRSKRWHFPSHNFTLSVIWTPFLIKAAIFEDLNGVSSSEIQLYLDKLDEKWTEQYKDFDYAVIAGGKWFLKTAIYHENNNITGCHYCPGKNLTELGFDHAYRKALQLVLNFITSNDHKAFVFFRTTTPDHFENGEWFSGGNCNRTMPFKEGEVDMRDTDTIMRDIELEEAEKAVEVGSGNGVILKLLDTTRLSVLRPDGHPGPYRQFQPFAKDKNAEVQNDCLHWCLPGPIDSWNDLLMELVVNGEKYR; encoded by the exons ATGGGAGATTGGATTGCTGATGAATCAGGTCCAGCATACACTAATGAGAGCTGCCATGTGATTGAGGGTCATCAAAATTGTATGAGTAATGGACGTCCTGATTCAGGTTACCTGTACTGGAGGTGGAATCCATGGAACTGTAAATTACCAAGGTTCAATTCTGAGAGATTTCTTGATCTTATGAGGAATAAGTCATGGGCCTTTATTGGTGATTCCATCTCTCGTAACCATGTCCAGTCATTTCTTTGCATCCTCTCTCAG TTTCGCTTTGAACGAAGTCTTCAGGTtagaaaaagggaagaaagaaacaCGGGAGACCAAAGCTTACATTTGCTCTATTTTCGTGTG GTGGAACAAGCAGTTGAGGTCTACCACGATGAGGAATACCGGTCCAAAAGATGGCACTTTCCTTCTCACAACTTCACTCTTTCTGTAATTTGGACCCCTTTCCTCATTAAAGCAGCTATCTTTGAGGACTTGAATGGAGTTTCTTCATCAGAAATCCAGTTATATCTTGACAAACTTGATGAAAAATGGACCGAACAATATAAAGATTTTGATTATGCAGTAATTGCTGGTGGAAAATGGTTTCTCAAAACAGCAATTTATCATGAGAACAATAACATCACAGGCTGTCATTACTGCCCTGGAAAGAACTTGACAGAACTAGGATTTGACCATGCATATCGCAAGGCCCTTCAGCTGGTTCTCAACTTCATTACAAGCAACGACCATAAGGCATTTGTTTTCTTCAGAACTACGACCCCAGACCATTTTGAGAATGGTGAATGGTTCAGCGGAGGAAACTGCAATAGAACCATGCCGTTCAAAGAGGGTGAGGTTGATATGCGTGATACAGACACTATAATGCGTGACATTGAATTGGAAGAGGCTGAAAAAGCTGTCGAAGTTGGGTCTGGAAATGGGGTGATCTTGAAGCTATTAGATACAACCCGCCTTTCAGTATTAAGGCCTGATGGGCACCCAGGACCCTACAGGCAATTCCAACCTTTTGCAAAGGACAAGAATGCTGAAGTTCAGAATGACTGTCTTCATTGGTGCTTGCCTGGGCCAATAGATTCTTGGAATGACTTGTTGATGGAATTGGTGGTGAATGGTGAAAAATATAGATGA
- the LOC115985487 gene encoding uncharacterized protein LOC115985487 gives MAHRLQLALVTASREVKDVHQFFDHLVNIINIVVGSNKRNDELQHAQGYDGASNMRGEWNGLQALFLKDCPYAYYVHCMAHRLQLALVTASREVKDVHQFFDHLVNIINIVVGSSKRNDELQHAQAEQVENMIAFNEIETGRGANQIGTLQRARDTRWGSHFQSIYSLIKMFDATCKVINTISEEGANYKQRGDAEGAYQLRDDGWEPLLASVILFCEQHEIDILDMNTRYTKGRGRYRRQDYDLTMEHHFRIGIFTVAIAFQLQELKSRFCELTTELVILSSTLNPKDAFRLFKIVDICNLVKKYYPQDFTEHEQELLESQLQHYKLDVIKHPDFQNMSTISELCRGLKISGKSKIYFLIDRLIRLVLTLPVSTATTERAFLAMKLLKTRLRNRMEDELLADNMIVYIEKEIAGNFTIEIMMDEFYSMKNRRQA, from the exons ATGGCTCATAGGTTGCAATTAGCTCTAGTTACAGCATCTAGAGAAGTAAAAGATGTTCATCAATTCTTTGATCATTTGGTCAATATTATCAATATTGTTGTTGGTTCTAATAAGCGTAATGATGAATTGCAACATGCTCAAGGATATGATGGGGCTAGTAACATGCGTGGTGAATGGAATGGATTACAAGCTCTTTTTCTTAAAGATTGCCCATATGCTTATTATGTACATTGTATGGCTCATAGGTTGCAATTAGCTCTAGTTACAGCATCTAGAGAAGTAAAAGATGTTCATCAATTCTTTGATCATTTGGTCAATATTATCAATATTGTTGTTGGTTCTAGTAAGCGTAATGATGAATTGCAACATGCTCAAGCAGAACAAGTTGAGAATATGATTGcttttaatgaaattgagaCTGGAAGAGGTGCAAACCAGATTGGTACTTTGCAACGAGCTAGAGATACTAGGTGGGGATctcattttcaatctatttaTAGTTTGATTAAAATGTTTGATGCTACTTGCAAAGTTATCAACACTATTTCTGAGGAAGGGGCTAATTATAAACAACGCGGTGATGCCGAGGGAGCTTATCAG TTGAGAGATGATGGATGGGAGCCTTTACTTGCTAgtgttatattattttgtgaGCAACATGAAATTGATATTCTTGATATGAATACTCGTTACACTAAAGGTCGAGGTAGATATCGTCGTCAAGATTACGATTTAACAATGGAACATCATTTTAGAATTGGCATATTTACAGTTGCAATAGCCTTTCAATTGCAAGAATTGAAAAGTAGATTTTGTGAGCTAACAACGGAACTTGTCATTCTTAGTTCAACTTTAAATCCCAAGGATGCTTTTAGATTATTCAAGATTGTTGATATATGCAATTTGGTTAAGAAATATTATCCTCAAGATTTCACTGAACATGAACAAGAACTTTTGGAGTCTCAATTGCAACATTATAAGCTTGATGTGATAAAACATCCAGATTTTCAGAATATGAGTACAATTTCCGAGCTATGTAGGGGATTAAAAATTTCAGGAAagtctaaaatatattttttgattgataGACTTATTCGTCTTGTGTTGACCCTTCCAGTTTCTACAGCAACTACAGAACGAGCTTTCTTAGCTATGAAATTGTTAAAAACAAGACTTCGCAATAGAATGGAGGATGAGCTTTTGGCAGATAATATGATAGTTTATATAGAGAAGGAAATTGCAGGGAATTTCACTATAGAGATAATGATGGATGAAttttattccatgaaaaatcGTCGTCAGGCATGA